In Leisingera methylohalidivorans DSM 14336, a single genomic region encodes these proteins:
- a CDS encoding ATP-binding protein: MVKTFACSFTATNLDARSGISSIVARLRSLGVPGARVDEVQIALTEAVNNVVEHAYESAPPGNVRIQGELYPEHLWISIQDAGAPYPKGELPEGKPADISVAAENLPEGGFGWFLIRELASQVQYERSEGSNNLSLCFEFKVTSPSAEV, encoded by the coding sequence ATGGTAAAAACCTTTGCCTGCTCGTTCACGGCGACAAACTTGGATGCCCGTTCCGGCATTTCCTCGATTGTGGCCCGGCTTCGGTCCCTGGGAGTGCCGGGAGCCCGTGTGGATGAGGTGCAAATTGCTCTGACCGAGGCCGTGAACAACGTCGTTGAACACGCCTATGAAAGTGCACCTCCAGGAAACGTGCGGATTCAGGGCGAGCTTTATCCTGAACACTTGTGGATCAGCATCCAGGACGCTGGCGCTCCCTACCCTAAGGGCGAATTGCCGGAGGGCAAACCCGCTGATATCAGCGTTGCAGCCGAAAATCTGCCTGAAGGCGGGTTCGGCTGGTTTCTGATACGCGAATTGGCAAGCCAAGTCCAATATGAGCGCTCGGAAGGAAGCAACAATCTGTCGCTCTGCTTCGAGTTCAAAGTGACCAGCCCTTCAGCCGAAGTCTGA
- a CDS encoding gamma-glutamyltransferase family protein, producing the protein MRDFHLPGRSAVFAQNGLCATSHPLATSVAVDILKRGGNAMDAALAGAVLLGICEPQMTGIGGDCFVLYSRPGHGIQALNGSGRAPAGASAAALRAQGLETVPLDSPDAVTIPCAIDAFCRLAESEGRLGLDALLQPAIHYAEAGVPVAPRTAFDWQNSKKALQGAARRHYLRDGQPLRTGDVFRAPGQAEVLRRIAKNGRDAFYCGEVAEDMAAALTELGGVHTLEDFAAAGSFATQPVDGRYKGLGLTEHPPNGQGATAILLLNILKHFDIAGMDPFGADRAHIEAEAAKLAYDARNRFLADPGHTTRLAHMLAPETAAGLAALIDPKHALPAAQPLTEAVHRDTVYITVVDKDRMAVSLIYSIFHGFGSGIASEKFGILLQNRGAGFTLEAGHPNEFGPGKQPMHTIIPAMLQQDGEVVMPFGVMGGGYQPTGHARLVSNLADFGMDLQSAVDAPRCFADGGVLKLERGYAAEVRRKLADAGHRVVVPDTPLGGAQAIRMHASGVLEGASDPRKDGCALGY; encoded by the coding sequence ATGCGCGACTTCCATCTTCCGGGGCGATCAGCCGTCTTTGCCCAAAACGGCCTGTGCGCAACCTCGCATCCTCTGGCCACCAGTGTCGCCGTCGACATCCTGAAACGCGGCGGCAATGCAATGGACGCGGCTTTGGCCGGGGCGGTCTTGCTGGGGATCTGCGAACCGCAAATGACAGGAATCGGCGGGGATTGCTTTGTTCTATATTCCCGCCCGGGACACGGCATTCAGGCGCTGAACGGATCGGGCCGCGCCCCTGCCGGGGCCAGCGCTGCAGCACTCCGGGCACAAGGGCTGGAAACCGTGCCGCTGGACAGCCCCGATGCGGTGACGATCCCCTGCGCGATTGACGCGTTCTGCCGCCTGGCCGAAAGCGAAGGGCGGCTTGGGCTGGATGCACTGCTGCAACCGGCAATCCACTATGCCGAAGCGGGCGTTCCCGTGGCACCGCGCACCGCCTTTGACTGGCAAAACAGCAAGAAGGCTTTGCAGGGAGCTGCGCGGCGCCATTATTTAAGAGACGGCCAGCCGTTAAGAACCGGCGATGTGTTCCGCGCGCCCGGACAAGCCGAGGTGCTGCGCCGCATCGCCAAAAACGGGCGGGATGCCTTTTATTGCGGGGAAGTGGCCGAAGATATGGCCGCCGCACTGACGGAGCTTGGAGGCGTCCACACTTTGGAGGATTTCGCCGCGGCTGGCAGCTTTGCAACGCAACCGGTTGACGGCCGCTACAAAGGCCTGGGTCTGACCGAACATCCGCCCAACGGCCAGGGCGCAACCGCCATTTTGCTGCTGAACATCCTCAAGCATTTCGACATCGCCGGGATGGATCCCTTTGGCGCAGACCGTGCGCATATCGAGGCGGAGGCCGCCAAGCTTGCCTATGATGCGCGCAACCGTTTCCTCGCCGATCCTGGCCACACCACCCGGCTGGCGCATATGCTGGCGCCTGAAACGGCTGCCGGGCTTGCCGCGCTGATTGACCCCAAGCACGCCCTGCCGGCAGCGCAGCCGCTAACGGAGGCGGTGCACAGGGACACGGTCTATATAACTGTGGTGGACAAAGACCGCATGGCGGTCTCCCTGATCTATTCTATCTTCCACGGCTTCGGCTCTGGCATTGCGTCGGAAAAATTCGGCATCCTGCTGCAGAACCGCGGCGCTGGCTTTACCCTGGAGGCGGGCCATCCGAATGAATTCGGCCCCGGAAAACAGCCGATGCACACGATCATCCCGGCCATGCTGCAGCAGGACGGAGAGGTGGTCATGCCCTTTGGGGTGATGGGCGGCGGATATCAGCCGACCGGGCACGCCCGGCTGGTCTCAAACCTCGCTGATTTTGGCATGGACCTGCAATCCGCTGTCGATGCGCCCCGCTGCTTTGCCGATGGCGGCGTGCTGAAACTGGAGCGCGGCTATGCTGCTGAGGTCCGCCGGAAGCTTGCAGATGCGGGGCACCGTGTGGTTGTGCCGGACACACCGCTGGGCGGCGCTCAGGCGATACGGATGCACGCCTCAGGCGTATTGGAAGGCGCCAGTGATCCGCGCAAGGACGGCTGCGCACTGGGATATTGA
- the hspQ gene encoding heat shock protein HspQ translates to MMRTRAKYNLGQVVRHRKHPFRGVVFDVDPEFSNTDEWYEAIPEDSRPVKDQPFYHLLAENDQSYYVAYVSEQNLVADYSGEPVGHPDVPEMFGNFDGGAYSLHYQLN, encoded by the coding sequence ATGATGAGAACACGCGCAAAATACAACCTCGGGCAGGTCGTCCGCCACCGGAAGCATCCCTTCCGCGGGGTGGTCTTTGATGTTGATCCTGAGTTCTCCAATACCGATGAATGGTATGAGGCGATTCCGGAAGACAGCCGCCCGGTAAAGGACCAGCCGTTCTACCACCTGCTGGCGGAAAACGACCAAAGCTATTATGTGGCCTATGTGTCGGAGCAGAACCTTGTCGCGGACTATTCCGGGGAACCAGTTGGCCACCCGGATGTCCCTGAAATGTTTGGCAATTTCGATGGCGGCGCCTATTCGTTGCATTATCAGCTGAACTGA
- a CDS encoding AEC family transporter: MNLALTVLEITAPVFLLAMAGFIWVKLGFEYRTQFVTRLAMTLAVPCLIFTALMKSELDKGALSAFMLAALAGHAVLAGAGEIACRMAHLDRRTYLAPFIFGNTGNLGIPLSMFAFGEAGLGYAIVMLAVSAILSFTYGIYLVAGRSAGSKVIREPMVWATLLGGLFLWQDWETPRFLTNALELTGQMAVPLMLITLGTAVARLTPGKTGTAIAFSLVKFLISAAAGWALAFAFGLDPTASGVLILQFATPVAVTAYLLAEKFEADSSAVAGLVVVSTLMSAALLPLLLSRLL, translated from the coding sequence GTGAACCTCGCTTTGACAGTGCTCGAAATAACTGCCCCGGTGTTCCTGCTGGCCATGGCCGGGTTCATCTGGGTGAAACTGGGGTTTGAGTACCGGACCCAGTTTGTAACCCGGCTGGCGATGACGCTCGCCGTGCCCTGCCTGATCTTCACCGCACTGATGAAATCGGAGCTGGACAAAGGGGCGCTCAGCGCATTCATGCTGGCCGCGCTGGCAGGCCATGCGGTGCTGGCCGGCGCAGGCGAAATTGCCTGCCGCATGGCGCACCTGGACCGCCGGACCTATCTGGCGCCCTTCATTTTCGGCAACACCGGCAATCTGGGCATCCCGCTGTCGATGTTTGCCTTTGGCGAGGCCGGGCTTGGCTATGCCATTGTCATGCTTGCCGTTTCGGCGATCCTGTCCTTCACTTACGGCATCTATCTGGTAGCAGGCCGCAGCGCCGGCAGCAAAGTAATCCGGGAGCCGATGGTCTGGGCAACCCTGCTGGGCGGGTTGTTCCTGTGGCAGGATTGGGAAACACCGCGTTTCCTGACCAATGCGCTGGAATTGACCGGGCAGATGGCGGTGCCGCTGATGCTGATCACCCTGGGCACAGCGGTCGCACGGCTGACCCCGGGCAAGACGGGAACCGCCATTGCATTTTCGCTGGTGAAATTCCTGATCAGCGCCGCGGCGGGCTGGGCGCTGGCGTTTGCTTTCGGGCTGGATCCGACAGCCTCCGGGGTGCTGATTCTGCAGTTCGCGACACCTGTTGCCGTGACCGCCTATCTGCTGGCAGAGAAGTTTGAAGCCGATTCCAGCGCTGTCGCCGGGCTTGTGGTGGTTTCAACCCTGATGTCAGCGGCATTGCTGCCACTGCTTCTGTCGCGGCTTCTGTAA
- a CDS encoding LolA family protein produces MKRIVLALALTFAAPAAPAAWAAEQLSLNEISRYLNGISTAASPFTQINDDGSLSTGKLYMHRPGRMRFEYDGKGGGTVVAGGGAVVIHDPKSNQPPETYPLKRTPLSIILDRNVNLGRANMVVGHSFDGTSTIVRAQDPEHPDYGSIEMMFTGAPVELRKWVIHDSAGGQTTVILGAMETGQKLSSSLFTNSGRSR; encoded by the coding sequence ATGAAACGGATTGTACTAGCCCTTGCGCTGACCTTTGCCGCCCCGGCCGCCCCGGCCGCCTGGGCGGCTGAACAGCTGAGCCTCAATGAGATTTCCCGCTATCTGAACGGGATTTCCACCGCGGCTTCGCCCTTCACCCAGATCAATGACGACGGCAGCCTGTCGACCGGAAAGCTTTACATGCACCGCCCGGGGCGGATGCGGTTTGAATATGACGGCAAGGGCGGCGGCACTGTGGTTGCCGGCGGCGGCGCAGTGGTGATCCACGATCCCAAATCAAACCAGCCGCCCGAGACCTACCCGCTCAAACGGACGCCGCTGTCGATCATCCTGGACCGCAACGTGAATTTGGGGCGGGCCAATATGGTGGTCGGCCACAGTTTTGATGGAACCTCCACCATCGTGCGGGCGCAAGACCCGGAACACCCGGACTATGGCAGTATTGAAATGATGTTCACCGGCGCCCCGGTAGAGCTGCGCAAATGGGTCATTCACGACAGCGCGGGCGGCCAGACAACCGTGATCCTGGGGGCAATGGAAACCGGCCAAAAACTGTCCTCCAGCCTGTTCACCAACAGCGGCAGATCCCGCTAG